The Vespula vulgaris chromosome 14, iyVesVulg1.1, whole genome shotgun sequence DNA segment TATGTAAGTATAtgatatcgttaaataaattatttcattattaattagatttgttattttcctattgtcatttaaaaatgaatcaaAACGATAAATGAGAATGATAATGATTCTACAATCACAAAAAGATAATTCGTAAATAAGACACAATAACTTTGCTACGcgatgaatttaaaaattattatcaatataatattgataaataatgagtaaacaaataatatacttatcatacgataataaatattgttggtaaaaatttgatcgttaataaaataaaatattgctcAACGTTGTAGAATAGTgcaatgttcttttttctttttctttctttttccatcaaAAGATCAGGGCACACGTGAATATCGACTTTCACTCGTAGTTTATCGTTATCATTCGAATCCAATTCGGCCCTATATAGATTCGTTGTATCGtcgaaaattgttattttaacaACAACACCTTTGCCAAAGTCCTTTGAGAAAATTGCGATGATTTGGTCGAACGTTCGTGAAAGTAAGTATAACGATGACGTTGATTTATCTCGTTTGGTAAATCTCggagaattttataatttttttcataaggtAATTAGAGAGTGAAACACTGCTGAGATGTCGATTGTgagatttttcaaaaacaatgggacctatatatataactatatatacatatagttttGATACTTCGACAAGTCCTCATTGTAATAGGCCACTTCTATCATAACTGACAGATCTAAATGCATCCTCAACGAGATCAGTGAGACATCTCACTGCTTGTAAAAGTGCTGCCAATAGCAGAGACAAGGACAACGATATCAATTTGCTAGGAACCAATGCATTCTCCGATTGATTTTGCGTTCTGACagaagttttttttcttttctttttctcacaacTTTTTCCACTCGTCGAATCCTTTTCATGAATCCTTTCCATCGACAAAGATGTCCTTTTCGATTTGGTTGGTGATCTATCACGAGAACGAGACCTTTCTATGTCAATCGATTCGGTTGATGTCTTCGTTGATTTCTTGTGATAATCCGGAGTCGATATAGTCGACCTACGATGGGACACCatactttcaatttttttacgaaaatctTCTGTCTTGTCTTCAAATCCAATCAGACGATTTTCGTTGGAcgatcttctccttctcctttctttatttttctttccttgttcGCCTCGACCAGACGAAGACGATCTGTCACGACGAGTCTGTAAAGTACCATCGGATTTGGCCTTGTCCCTAGCTTTTAACAATCGATTGCTCTTGTGttcgaagaaaatgttttgTAAAGATGTCTTAGTGCACCTGTCTCCTAATTCTATCTCCTTGAACGATGAATTTTCGTCAAGAGAATTCGTCCTTGTATGACACTTGTCCTGACAATGTATCTTCTTTTCCAAACAGGAATTATTCAGATTATAATCAACGGTAGGATCCTCGGGTTCTGACCAACATAGTCTgatattttccttattttcatcgatgaCTGTACGTCTCGATGGTGTCTTGCCTAAACTATTTAAAACGAAGTTCACAGCTTTGGCCGAATCAGTTGTTAAATTCGTTTCTAACTTTTGCTTTTCGAGATCAGCGTTTTCGTTCACCCAATCGTTATTTGTTtgatcgtcgatcgatttcgGAGGATTGTTCTCATCTTGATTAGCAGTGTCCGAGGATTCCTCGTTGGAACCACCGAAGGGACAAGCATTCGCGTCGccatcttcatcatcatcgtcctTCAcagttaatttttcttccatccaggcttcttcctcttcctcctcttcgtcctcctcttcatcctcgtcctcatcctcgtcGGACCCAAGAGACAaagatttgtttctttttatcactGGTACGATACTATCGGCGTAAAGAAGATCCTGCATTTCGTAAAGGCTTCTCTCGATACTTGGACTCTTATAAAGAAGATTTCTCAACTCTGGCAAGTCTAAGTCTTGAACGTGAAGCAAATTTTGTTCGATGTTTAAGAGACTCTCTTCGATCTGTACCAAACATTGTTCGATGTCGCACGTAGTGTCCTCAGGCTCGTTTTCTAACTTCTTCGATACCGAAGACTTTTTTGAACCTTTcgatttttcacttttacCTTCACCTTCCTCTCCAGAGCCTTGActcttttctaatttatccTTCCAAGATCCAATAGGCCATTCGGGTGGCTGAATACCTTGATGTTGCGTCTGGCTATCGTAAAACACTCGATAGTTGCTATGACTATTGGCTATTTCGTAATTAACGTCATTTTTAGCGTTCCATAATAAAAGACGTTCAGTTTCTAATCTCCCGCTACAACTACGGCCTCTGATACCAGAAGGACTGTGATCGCCATGACTGTTTGCTATAGCATAATCATCGTCTTCTTGACGACGTCGACGATCCTCAGCTTCTTTCTTAGCAGAAATTTCGGAAAATAATCTTGAATATTCGTTATGACTGCTCGATTCTCGATAAGCATTGCCATGACTGTTGGCAAGTGGATAAGTAGTTAGACCAGCATCGAGATCGGGACCACCTCGTCTAATCCAAGGTCCTTCGGCGAACATACTGGACTCGTAATTACCATGACTATCGGCGTCATCGCCAAAATCAACGTCGTCGAAATcgggaaaatttttttcttgatggATCATCGCTGACTCGACGCAACCATCGTCGATTAGAATGTAACCATCAAGGACATTTTCGTCCAAGTCGATCCAACGACGAGTATCGTCCTCTTGAGAaacgttcgttttttcttcacgttccttttttttctccaatcCTTGACGACGTCGTTCTCTTATCGCTGAATTATGCACATGTATTTGTACCGGGCAGAGGTCATCGGGTCTTCTTTCGTTAGGTGGTGTCGTTGCTATTAATGGAGCGACATCATCCAACAGAGCATCCCTGTATTCTCGATATCTATATCCAGGACAAGGTGTATCTACTGGCGAATGAGAAAGTAGGTTCACATAGACACCGGTACCTCTGCCGTTAAGGGATCAGGTAACTGTTGAACTCCCTTGATCTTGATACAACGGAGAAGCCTGACTTTCGTTCAGAACTTCGTTACTTGATCTTGAACGGTTGAAATTGCATAAAATCTGGAACGAAATTTCAACTTCATCAGCCGTCAGGGTTTccttcaaagaaaattttacgaaCGAATTTAGCCGAGTGAGATTCAATACATCGAAGATGAATGTCGATGCTTGAGATACTCACTCGACTATGATAAAttcatgtatttatttttagttgtttaatatttatgataaatatatcacCTTTGGTTGAATCATCCTAATGTCTCTGAATTCATCAGTGAACGTTAAGATGTAGACACAAAATGCAATCGCACAGATCCATTCGGTGACAGTACTAGCAACGTGAAGTTCCCAACCACCGTCATTTTTGTACCATTTCTGAGGATTAGTACCTATGAGGTAAGGTCGTTAATTAtcaaagaatttaattaaataattataattataattaattataagatcTTATTGGGTGAACGAACtcttattatttctacgtTTGGATCAACAGATTTGATAAATGTTTCAAGCTCACCTTTATATGCTAGACTAGCTAGGACTCCGGTTATGAATATGACGAAGAAGCAAACCGTGCAAAAAGTTGATAGTGCCGTTCGAAGATGGGCCATTCTTAAAGAACATCCAAGGGGATGCAAGTAGAACGAACAAACAGCCTAATGGACGAAATTAATCTATAGATTATTCTATAGAGAGagtttattatcaaaaatttcaataataataatgtcaaacgataataaatttatacatttaaataaatatcttatcaataattaatatcttaaaacgattaataatatcgGCTATTGCatcgtaataatttcaataataaaatatgtatttaagtaaataattaataacgaataattgTACGTCATcggaaatattcataataatttaaacgatcgatttaataatttaataaatatcttaacacgttcgaaatatttaaataataatttataactatttgaatagataattaataagaaagaatttgaCGTTAAGATTGTTATAGTTgttaatttttcgataattaccTGTGTCCAAAAATATGCCGTGCCACCACCAAAACATAAAAATGCACCTATCATGTGAACAACGATGACCGATGTCTCTTGAAAGTTTGCTACTATCGAAACACCTAAAGTAGTTGTTAGGCCAAGAATCAAGGCCCAATAATTCCATCTTGGTAGAGATGCTTGAAGACGAAATGCAGTAGTACATTCCTTCACTTGAGAGTATCTTATATAGATGACGAAGCACACTGTGAAAGTAAAGcagaacaaattatatatccGTTTGATAATAGCCACGACgtaacatttttcttactATATACTTTCAAAGTCCAGTTTTACATGTATACTCACTGAGTGCAGCAATCATGTTCATAAATTGAGCGAATATGCAACTTTCTGGTGCCGAGGTAGCAACGTCCGAAATGTAAGGGAATCCTGCTTCTACGTGATCAGATAATACCGCTATGACGTATCTGAAGATTAAATATCGTATTACTATCTCTGTATTCAAAGCACGAATTAATTtccattgaaatttaattaacgattaatttaatcATACGTTTAACAGATCTTTaccatttcattctttttctaacagATTACgtagaattttcattttttaatataggatttatattgttattaattgaaaattgattCTTCCTTGTTTCatatcgagaaaattatttcgtctTTATTataatccttcttctttttcttcttttttttttttctttgttaaataacaatttaGTACTCACGTGAGGACGAACACCGCCGGCAGCGAAACGAATAGTATGATAGGTAAATAATGAAGATTAACCAGAAAATCGTTTTTGTCCatgttctttccttctttcaacGTATCGGACCACCACCGTTCGTCGtcgattctttcttcgttatcgACGACGTTGTACGTCGACGATCGGCGTCGTTTTCCTTGAGAATCGTACGTCGATGCATGCGCTGCCGATGCGCTCGTTCTCGATGAGATACGATCATTCGtgcttcttcgttttctcccaccaccaccaccttcttcttttcacttcTCTTCACCGGCTGTCTTATTTTGATCGTGATCATTAACTCGTTCGATGATCTTTGCAATCGTGTTGCAATCGATCACAAACGTCCGATCTAGCTGCCATTAATGTTCTTTCCttgctatttatttatttttattatttttattattttcattttctttttctttatcacgtAAGactaataataaacgattatgTAATTCGTTGCGtaattattaagattttttttttttta contains these protein-coding regions:
- the LOC127069236 gene encoding DNA damage-regulated autophagy modulator protein 1-like, yielding MDKNDFLVNLHYLPIILFVSLPAVFVLTYVIAVLSDHVEAGFPYISDVATSAPESCIFAQFMNMIAALMCFVIYIRYSQVKECTTAFRLQASLPRWNYWALILGLTTTLGVSIVANFQETSVIVVHMIGAFLCFGGGTAYFWTQAVCSFYLHPLGCSLRMAHLRTALSTFCTVCFFVIFITGVLASLAYKGTNPQKWYKNDGGWELHVASTVTEWICAIAFCVYILTFTDEFRDIRMIQPKILCNFNRSRSSNEVLNESQASPLYQDQGSSTVT